In uncultured Bacteroides sp., the DNA window TCTACCAATCGGCAAACGATAAATGCATGCGCTTCGCTATGTTCCATAAATTTACGAATGGCTAATATGGCGGCATTTCGCACAGTATATGAACCGGAGAGAACAGCCGTAACTGCCTGATCCAAAAACTCTTCGGCCACACGCTCTGCCATATCCCCTTTCTTAACCAGCAAACGGGCTATCACCAAAAAACCACATGTCTGCACATATTCACGCTCGTCGGCAATCCAATGAAATGATTTAGCCGGAGCATAAGGTAAATGTTGAAACAAATTCATGCTGGTTAACTCTGCTATCTCTATATTTTGTATATCTTCTACCCAGATATCGGCTATCTCGGGAAAAAAGCTGTCTACCGGTTGCAACAGACCCGCCATTATCTTGCACTCACGGATATTCTCTTTCCATAAGGCCTGAGCTAACGAATGATCTTTTTCATATCCCCCAGCTATCATTTTGATTCGGGGCAACTCCACGCCAAAATTAAGTTTGTAGTTCAACCCTTTCTCGCGCATGCTTCGAGCCACAACACCATTCATCGAAAGTCTGAGTTGTGTTTTTATTTCTTTCAATTGTTCTGCTAGTTCCATTATTATCAGTTGTTTATAGAAGGTAGCGACGAATATTCTCTGCCGTAACGCAACATTTGTTCGGCATAACCTTCGTCGTAAGTAACCTTCACATCGGTTATTTCTCCAGTATTATCAGTCACCAACGTATAAACGGGATTAACAAATCCTTTATAAGGTGCCAGATTCAATTTCTTATATCGCCTCAAAACTTCCTCATGTAGTATCGGATCTACTGTTACGGCATAACTCTCCACTAAATTCCGAGCGGCAAAGAAATCACCCGTCGATTTTATACGTTGAATTTCAGCCAATAGTTCTCCGAAAAGATTGCGTAATTTCTTATAATCACGAACAACGACATATGTTTTGCCTTCTTCTTTTATCATCTCCACGACCTTATCGGGTGCTCCGTGCTCAAACACCCAGCGAGAGATAAGCTGACGATTGCGCATGTGAGCCTCTTCAATGCTATTGCCCTGTTTTATGCGCACTAATTGCGTCATCAAACCATTCATCAGAAAAGTATAGTACTCTGCCTTGTATGCCTCGTCATCAGGAATCAGCCCCAACCCTATCAGTTTAGGGTCGGCCATATAGTAAAGTCCGAAGAGATCGGCGCGTGCCTCTTCTATTGTAGCACCGTAAGCTTTAAGCGCGTCAGGGTCTACTCCCGGAAGTAGTTTTCCCGAACCATGCCCAAGACATTCATGCAAATCAGTGTGCAGGTTTCCGGTCAAATCAGCATACTTATCTATCCACATTTTTTCTACATCACTATACACAAATTCTTCATTAAACCCATTCCCGTGGGAAGCTTTGTTATACGCATCGGTAATATTTCCAATCGTCACCGATTTGGAACCATGAAAATTACGAATCCAGTCAGAGTTAGGAAGATTTATACCGATAGCTGTTGCAGGGTAAAGATCGCCTGCCAGAATAGCAGCCGTAATCACTTTAGCCGAGACACCTTTTACTTGCTCTTTTTTATAACATTTATCTACCGGAGAGTGATCTTCAAACCACTGTGCATTGCTACTAATAAGCTCTGTGCGCCGGGTAGCCTCTAAATTTTTAAAATTAACCAGAGATTCCCAACTCGCTTTCATCCCCAGCGGATCTCCGTATGTTTCCGTAAACCCGTTAATAAAATCAACACACGAATCCAACTCTTTCACCCAAAGGATGGAATATTCATCAAACGTTTTCAGATCGCCGGTTTCATAATACTCTATCAATTTAGAGATAACAACTTCCTGAGCCTCATTTTCAGCAACATGCTGAGCTTCTTTGAGCCAAAAAACGATTTTTTCTATCGCCCGGGTATAAAGCCCGCCAACCCGCCATACATTCTCCGCCAGTTTACCGTTCTTTTTTATCAGGCGGCTATTCAATCCGTAAGAAATGGGCGTTTCATCATTTGTATTCTTCATTGCTCCATAAAAAGCCTCTGCCTCTTTTTGAGTAACTCCATCATAGAAATTGCAAGCCGAAGTCAAAACAAGATCTTCTCCGTTAGCTTGATTCACCCGCTTAGACATAATATCCGGATCGAATATAACAGGAAAGATTGCATGGCATAATTCCTCTACCGTTTGCCCTTCAAGCAAAGGCAATCTTGTAACATCAACACGTAATATTTCGTGCAGCAGGAAATCGGGCGTAAACTCCGGATTAAATTTTTCACTTCCATAGTGATGATGAATGCCATTAGAGAACCACATTCGTTTCAGGTAAATCTCCAACTTTATATAATCAGGATTAGCTTTATCACCCTTATAATTTGTATATACCGCTTCAAGTACCCGACGAATGGTAAGGTTATATTTCCCATTCTGATCAAAAAGAATATCTCTGCCTTCAAGAGCAGCCTGTGTAAGAAAATAAACCAACTTCTTTTGTTTTAGCGATAATTTCTCAAAGCCAGTCACCTGATATCTTAATATTTGCAAATCAGCGAATTGATCTACCATACAATCAATATTTTAAACTTTA includes these proteins:
- a CDS encoding DNA alkylation repair protein yields the protein MELAEQLKEIKTQLRLSMNGVVARSMREKGLNYKLNFGVELPRIKMIAGGYEKDHSLAQALWKENIRECKIMAGLLQPVDSFFPEIADIWVEDIQNIEIAELTSMNLFQHLPYAPAKSFHWIADEREYVQTCGFLVIARLLVKKGDMAERVAEEFLDQAVTAVLSGSYTVRNAAILAIRKFMEHSEAHAFIVCRLVEGFVSSENEREQVLYKMVNEVVGNL